From Candidatus Polarisedimenticolia bacterium, one genomic window encodes:
- the rnc gene encoding ribonuclease III: MKARRPKESIAELEQKLGHRFKSAEFLRRALSHSSYAHEIIMGGDDNEPLEFLGDSLLGFLISEKLFEVFPDRDEGDLSRFKASLVNADTLALKARRLDLGTHLLLGKTAERVGARTKGSLLSDAFEAVLAAVYLDGGVEAARSVVERLFASDIKGLTRTGLSQERDAKTALQELLQARARETPRYQILKESGPAHRRNFLIGLVIEGKLVARGRGRTRKAAEQAAARKVLQAVRETQAEG, translated from the coding sequence GTGAAAGCCCGCCGCCCCAAGGAATCGATCGCCGAGCTCGAGCAGAAGCTGGGACACCGCTTCAAGAGCGCGGAATTCCTGCGCCGGGCACTTTCGCATTCCTCCTATGCCCACGAGATCATCATGGGGGGCGACGACAACGAGCCGCTGGAGTTCCTGGGCGACTCCCTCCTCGGGTTCCTGATCTCCGAGAAGCTGTTCGAGGTCTTCCCGGATCGCGACGAAGGTGACCTGTCGCGCTTCAAGGCTTCGCTGGTGAATGCCGATACGCTGGCGCTCAAGGCGCGCCGCCTCGACCTCGGGACGCACCTCCTGCTCGGCAAGACGGCCGAGCGCGTGGGGGCGCGTACCAAAGGGTCGCTTCTTTCGGATGCCTTCGAGGCGGTGCTGGCGGCGGTCTACCTCGACGGTGGAGTCGAGGCGGCACGGTCGGTGGTGGAACGGCTGTTCGCCTCGGACATCAAGGGGCTGACGCGGACCGGGCTGTCGCAGGAGCGCGACGCCAAGACGGCGCTGCAGGAGCTGCTGCAGGCGCGGGCGCGCGAGACGCCGCGCTACCAGATCCTCAAGGAGAGCGGTCCGGCGCACCGCCGCAATTTCCTGATCGGGCTGGTGATCGAGGGGAAGCTGGTGGCTCGCGGCCGGGGGCGTACCCGCAAGGCCGCCGAGCAGGCGGCGGCGCGCAAGGTTCTGCAGGCGGTGCGGGAGACGCAGGCCGAAGGCTGA
- a CDS encoding glycosyltransferase family 39 protein, with translation MSEQELLAPPPVEESATPPPSVSAEPPRRSFRQWLDQNPRAWIGIIAGVGFILRAAYLWRLSRSSFYLPDRLDPLFYFNWAREIAAGHWIGDKIFVQSPLYAYLVAVFLKVLGERHIFPILQIFQILMGVGTCLLVVRIAERLFSRREAFLAGLLTAVYGPFLFYEGMVMKTFLSTFLTVYLVDLLLRSEGTQRKLLVAAGFVFALTSLVRDNFVLLFPLLIAGFFLAFPGLRLGDRLKACLLFTLGGALGILPVTARNYAVGKEFALLTTGGGEVFYIGNNADANGRYLPPPFVHATPEKEHDDFIDKASELSGRKLTPGESSSFWLKQGLQWIGANPGAWMKLELRKLMVFWNAYELPDNYNYYEVRQVLLSPLGLLGMLLFIPLRFMTFNLVAPLGLAGILLSLPQGRRLVWIYLILFGYMGTVLLFFNFSRFRVPIVPFLCLFAGLTLAALADEIRKWSGYFSDRPKAEEEPAAVIPPPWADYSRRPIFLASGAVLVLSWVAVNFVAQGGRGVFPTVQSKLSLGDAYRTQGDFLRAEKEYLVALQILGDEPMDQATAAELGVDPARMRQEVESERIAQGVNFAAVRAGLHFGLGASWVDQGKKLAPADRGKAEELQRRGIKQMEEAAKLVPFPPYMRRLGSAYADLGQSEDAEKAYRGGLLIAAEDFGLHYDLAGLLYDQGRFPEALSELRSTRTAGKRMIPAEESDYHFGVGLVMLDGYHEEGKALYHFQKAIEALPSHREAKRIRELIQELSGRGIAPVEDE, from the coding sequence TTGAGCGAGCAGGAGCTTCTGGCGCCGCCCCCGGTCGAGGAGTCGGCGACGCCCCCACCGTCCGTCTCCGCCGAGCCTCCGCGGCGATCGTTCCGGCAGTGGCTGGATCAGAACCCCCGGGCCTGGATCGGCATCATCGCGGGAGTCGGATTCATCCTCCGTGCCGCTTATCTCTGGAGGCTGTCGCGCTCGTCGTTCTACCTTCCCGATCGGCTCGATCCACTCTTCTATTTCAACTGGGCGCGCGAGATCGCGGCGGGACACTGGATTGGCGACAAGATCTTCGTCCAGAGCCCGCTGTACGCCTATCTGGTCGCGGTCTTCCTGAAAGTCCTCGGCGAAAGGCACATCTTCCCCATCCTGCAGATTTTTCAGATTCTGATGGGAGTGGGGACCTGCCTGCTGGTGGTGCGCATCGCCGAGCGGCTGTTCAGCCGGCGCGAGGCTTTCCTCGCGGGCCTCCTGACCGCCGTGTACGGCCCATTCCTGTTCTACGAGGGGATGGTCATGAAGACCTTCCTCTCGACCTTCCTGACGGTTTACCTGGTCGATCTCCTCCTGCGCTCCGAAGGGACGCAACGCAAGCTCCTGGTCGCGGCAGGCTTCGTCTTTGCGCTGACTTCCCTGGTGCGCGACAACTTCGTTCTGCTGTTTCCGCTTCTCATCGCCGGCTTCTTCCTGGCATTTCCGGGGCTGCGCCTGGGAGACCGGCTGAAAGCCTGCCTGCTGTTCACCCTGGGCGGCGCCCTGGGAATCCTGCCGGTGACGGCGCGAAACTACGCCGTGGGCAAGGAATTCGCGCTGTTGACCACGGGCGGCGGCGAGGTCTTCTACATCGGCAACAATGCCGACGCCAACGGGCGGTATCTGCCGCCACCGTTCGTGCACGCCACCCCGGAAAAGGAGCACGACGATTTCATCGACAAGGCCAGCGAGCTGTCGGGCCGCAAGCTGACGCCGGGCGAATCGTCGAGCTTCTGGCTGAAGCAGGGTCTGCAATGGATCGGCGCGAACCCCGGGGCCTGGATGAAGCTCGAGCTGCGCAAGCTGATGGTCTTCTGGAATGCCTACGAGCTGCCCGACAACTACAACTACTACGAGGTGCGCCAGGTCCTTCTGTCGCCCCTGGGGCTGCTCGGGATGCTTCTCTTCATCCCCCTGCGCTTCATGACCTTCAACCTGGTCGCGCCGCTCGGACTGGCGGGAATCCTCCTCAGCCTGCCGCAAGGGCGACGGCTCGTCTGGATCTACCTGATCCTCTTCGGCTACATGGGAACGGTCCTCCTGTTCTTCAACTTCTCGCGTTTCCGCGTGCCGATCGTGCCGTTCCTCTGCCTGTTCGCCGGCCTGACGCTGGCGGCGCTGGCAGACGAGATCCGCAAGTGGTCCGGCTACTTCTCGGACCGGCCGAAAGCCGAAGAGGAGCCGGCGGCCGTGATCCCTCCGCCCTGGGCCGACTATTCCCGCCGCCCGATCTTCCTGGCGTCGGGAGCCGTCCTCGTGCTGTCCTGGGTGGCGGTGAACTTCGTCGCGCAGGGCGGCCGCGGAGTTTTTCCCACCGTGCAGAGCAAGCTCAGCCTGGGTGACGCCTATCGCACGCAGGGCGATTTCCTTCGCGCCGAGAAGGAGTACCTCGTCGCCTTGCAGATTCTGGGAGACGAGCCGATGGACCAGGCCACGGCGGCGGAGCTTGGAGTGGACCCGGCCCGCATGCGGCAGGAGGTCGAGAGCGAGCGGATCGCCCAGGGAGTGAACTTCGCCGCGGTACGGGCAGGTCTGCACTTCGGGCTGGGCGCCTCCTGGGTGGATCAGGGCAAGAAGCTGGCCCCCGCGGACCGCGGCAAGGCAGAAGAGCTGCAGCGGCGCGGGATCAAGCAGATGGAAGAGGCGGCCAAGCTGGTCCCCTTCCCTCCCTACATGCGGCGGCTGGGGAGCGCCTACGCCGATCTGGGGCAGAGCGAGGATGCGGAGAAAGCCTATCGCGGAGGATTGCTGATCGCGGCGGAGGATTTCGGCCTGCACTACGACCTGGCCGGGCTGCTCTACGATCAGGGACGCTTCCCGGAAGCGCTGTCCGAGCTGCGCTCCACCCGGACGGCCGGCAAGCGCATGATTCCGGCAGAGGAGTCGGACTATCACTTCGGCGTGGGGCTGGTGATGCTGGACGGCTACCATGAGGAAGGAAAGGCGCTGTATCACTTCCAGAAGGCGATCGAGGCTTTGCCTTCCCACCGCGAAGCCAAGCGGATTCGCGAGCTGATTCAGGAGCTTTCCGGGCGAGGCATCGCGCCGGTCGAGGACGAGTAG
- a CDS encoding DNA translocase FtsK 4TM domain-containing protein, whose amino-acid sequence MAKTRKLKKKESRRKPRIDWVAVFASRLFTEAWGIILLVGSALLLLSLLSHTPSDGTFFGPGHDQRPTRNLVGSFGANLSEGALQFLGFCAYLLPLLLGWSGWKKFWNRPGDHRPFRVAGTFLVVLSSASLFALLLGERRIGGSPYNAGGWLGDLLSTYLKLNLGTAGTALFCLMFIGVGILMATRMSLAGLIARVKKLTHETSSRFLVAYVRQREAKRREALRTAMIQKHARMNKEEPARKTAPAAEVKSGDGSPEPRPASAPPALETKKTEPKPETRKPSAQPSFPFVGDLAGYVPPPLSLLTEAKEEQGVDDKELMETAKLIASKFREFQVEGQVVQIHPGPVVTTFEFKPDAGVKYSKITSLSDDLCLAIQAESARIDRISGKSTVGIEVPNKHREVIALRELLGSEKYTGSGGKLTLALGKKIHGEPFITDLAKMPHLLIAGATGAGKSVGLNAMITSILYKAGPEEVKFIFIDTKRLELGIYDQIPHLLTPVVTEPKQASNALKWATLEMERRYRSLAECGVRNIDQFNSLLGMARKEGKPLTHSVANADGTSRTEEVKPLPFIVVVIDELADLMMTAAADVEESITRLAQMARAVGIHLILSTQRPSVDIITGVIKANFPSRIAFRVSSKVDSRTILDSNGAEQLLGNGDMLFLPPGSSRLIRLHSPLLTEMESNRVIAYLRKQGKPEFNPAVTKGAESKKDGLDDEVDEMYEQASRLVVQTGQASISHLQRRLKLGYARAARIVDMMERDGIVGPGEGAKPREILVKADYFEELDRHRAAVDPDA is encoded by the coding sequence ATGGCCAAGACCCGCAAGCTGAAGAAGAAAGAGTCGCGCCGCAAGCCGCGCATCGACTGGGTGGCGGTGTTCGCCAGCCGCCTGTTCACCGAGGCCTGGGGAATCATTCTGCTGGTCGGCTCGGCGCTGCTCCTGCTGAGCCTCCTGAGCCATACGCCGTCCGACGGCACCTTCTTCGGACCGGGACACGACCAGCGCCCCACCCGCAACCTGGTGGGGAGCTTCGGCGCCAATCTCTCCGAGGGGGCGCTGCAGTTCCTCGGCTTTTGCGCCTACCTGCTGCCGCTCCTGCTCGGCTGGTCGGGATGGAAGAAGTTCTGGAACCGTCCGGGGGATCACCGTCCGTTCCGCGTCGCCGGCACCTTCCTGGTGGTCCTCTCTTCCGCTTCCCTGTTCGCCCTGCTGCTCGGGGAGCGGCGGATCGGCGGATCGCCCTACAACGCCGGTGGCTGGCTCGGGGACCTGTTGTCCACGTATCTCAAGCTCAACCTGGGGACCGCGGGAACGGCGCTTTTCTGCCTGATGTTCATCGGGGTCGGCATCCTGATGGCGACGCGCATGTCGCTGGCCGGCCTGATCGCGCGGGTGAAGAAGCTCACGCACGAGACCAGCAGCCGGTTCCTGGTGGCCTACGTGCGCCAGCGGGAGGCGAAGCGCCGCGAGGCGCTGCGCACGGCGATGATTCAGAAGCACGCGCGCATGAACAAGGAGGAGCCGGCGCGCAAGACGGCTCCGGCCGCCGAGGTGAAGTCCGGGGATGGGTCGCCCGAGCCCCGGCCGGCTTCCGCGCCGCCGGCCCTCGAGACGAAGAAGACGGAGCCGAAGCCCGAGACCAGGAAGCCCTCCGCCCAGCCCTCGTTTCCGTTCGTGGGTGACCTCGCCGGCTACGTTCCCCCTCCCCTGTCGCTGCTGACCGAGGCGAAGGAGGAGCAGGGGGTCGACGACAAGGAGCTGATGGAGACGGCGAAGCTGATCGCCTCCAAGTTCCGCGAGTTCCAGGTCGAAGGACAGGTGGTGCAGATCCATCCGGGACCGGTCGTTACCACCTTCGAGTTCAAGCCCGACGCGGGAGTCAAGTACAGCAAGATCACGTCGCTGTCGGACGACCTCTGCCTCGCCATCCAGGCCGAATCGGCCCGCATCGACCGGATCTCAGGGAAGTCGACCGTCGGCATCGAGGTCCCCAACAAGCACCGCGAGGTGATCGCGCTGCGCGAGCTGCTCGGCTCCGAGAAGTACACCGGCTCGGGGGGCAAGCTGACCCTGGCCCTCGGCAAGAAGATCCATGGCGAGCCGTTCATCACCGATCTGGCGAAGATGCCGCACCTGCTGATTGCCGGCGCCACCGGCGCGGGGAAGAGCGTCGGGCTGAACGCCATGATTACCAGCATTCTCTACAAAGCGGGCCCCGAGGAGGTGAAGTTCATCTTCATCGACACCAAGCGGCTCGAGCTCGGGATCTACGATCAGATCCCCCATCTGCTGACGCCGGTGGTGACCGAGCCGAAGCAGGCGTCCAACGCGTTGAAATGGGCGACCCTGGAGATGGAGCGGCGCTACCGCTCGCTGGCGGAGTGCGGCGTGCGCAACATCGACCAGTTCAACTCGCTGCTGGGGATGGCACGCAAGGAGGGGAAGCCGCTGACCCACTCGGTGGCCAACGCCGACGGCACCTCGCGCACCGAGGAGGTCAAGCCGCTGCCGTTCATCGTCGTGGTGATCGACGAGCTGGCCGACCTGATGATGACCGCGGCGGCCGACGTGGAAGAGTCGATTACCCGGCTCGCCCAGATGGCTCGCGCGGTGGGTATCCATTTGATCCTCTCGACCCAGCGCCCCTCAGTGGACATCATCACCGGCGTCATCAAGGCGAACTTCCCCTCGCGCATCGCCTTCCGGGTCTCCTCGAAGGTCGACTCGCGCACCATTCTGGACTCCAACGGCGCCGAGCAGCTGCTGGGCAACGGCGACATGCTCTTCCTGCCGCCCGGCTCGTCGCGCCTGATCCGCCTGCACTCTCCTCTCCTGACCGAGATGGAGTCGAACCGGGTCATCGCCTACCTGCGCAAGCAGGGAAAGCCCGAGTTCAACCCGGCGGTCACCAAGGGGGCGGAGAGCAAGAAGGATGGGCTGGACGACGAGGTGGACGAGATGTACGAGCAGGCTTCCCGGCTGGTGGTGCAGACCGGCCAGGCTTCGATTTCCCACCTGCAGCGGCGCTTGAAGCTGGGCTACGCGCGCGCCGCGCGGATCGTCGACATGATGGAGCGCGACGGCATCGTCGGACCCGGCGAAGGTGCCAAGCCGCGCGAGATCCTGGTCAAGGCCGACTACTTCGAAGAGCTGGACCGCCACCGCGCGGCCGTCGACCCCGACGCCTGA
- a CDS encoding ribonuclease J: protein MNSTENNSRTRNRSSHLEISFLGGCGEFGLNCTLFRCGEESLIVDAGLMFPEDEFLGVDFVIPDIQYLVESKIKVRGIVLTHGHEDHIGAVPYLYEALKAPLYGTDFTLGLVQAKLAEHQLDARADMRPVKAREVAQIGPFQVEFLQVTHSIPASLALALRTPVGVVIHTADFKIDQSPVDGCLFDFPRLGQFGDEGVLALLGDSTNAEREGFTPSERRVGEALEPILRRAEHRVLVTTFASHIHRIQQILDIAAANKKRVCLVGRSLLQNTKVAERLGYLNVPAGILVEPKSVARISPERLILIVTGSQGEPMSALSRIALDEHKEVKIGPGDQVIFSARAIPGNEKGISRVVNHLLKRGAEVLLEESAPGIHVSGHGSQEELKIMLNLTRPKFFIPIHGEYRQLHRHARLAEESGIPPERILLVENGDRLQLKPDAVSRGEKIPTGRVFIDTTLEEVEEVLIRDRRHLSEDGIVTAVVLINKATGEVETAPEIVSRGFVLEEEENQLLERASDVVRSTIAASTMEERGDTHVIHAKIQADLKRFFRKETGRRPMIIPMVIEI, encoded by the coding sequence ATGAACTCCACGGAAAACAACAGTCGTACACGCAACCGAAGCTCGCACCTTGAGATCTCCTTCCTGGGAGGATGCGGGGAGTTCGGTCTCAACTGCACCCTGTTCCGCTGCGGCGAGGAGAGCCTCATCGTCGACGCCGGGCTGATGTTCCCGGAAGACGAGTTCCTCGGGGTCGACTTCGTCATTCCCGACATCCAGTACCTGGTCGAATCGAAGATCAAGGTGCGCGGCATCGTCCTGACGCACGGCCACGAGGACCACATCGGTGCGGTCCCCTATCTCTACGAGGCGCTGAAGGCGCCGCTGTACGGAACGGATTTCACGCTGGGGCTGGTGCAGGCGAAGCTGGCCGAGCACCAGCTCGACGCGCGCGCCGACATGCGCCCCGTGAAGGCGCGCGAGGTGGCGCAGATCGGGCCGTTCCAGGTGGAATTCCTGCAGGTGACGCACAGCATTCCCGCGTCGCTGGCCCTGGCGCTGCGCACCCCGGTGGGCGTGGTGATCCATACGGCCGACTTCAAGATCGATCAGTCCCCCGTGGACGGATGCCTGTTCGATTTCCCGCGTCTGGGGCAGTTCGGCGACGAAGGGGTGCTGGCGCTTCTGGGAGATTCCACCAATGCCGAGCGCGAGGGATTCACCCCCTCGGAGCGGCGTGTCGGCGAGGCGCTGGAGCCGATCCTGCGCCGGGCGGAGCACCGCGTCCTGGTCACCACCTTCGCCAGCCACATCCATCGCATCCAGCAGATCCTCGACATCGCAGCCGCCAACAAGAAGCGCGTCTGCCTGGTCGGCCGCAGCCTCCTGCAGAACACCAAGGTCGCGGAGCGCCTCGGCTATCTCAACGTTCCCGCGGGGATCCTGGTCGAGCCGAAGTCGGTGGCCCGCATCTCTCCCGAGCGGCTGATCCTGATCGTCACGGGAAGCCAGGGAGAGCCGATGTCGGCCTTGTCGCGCATCGCGCTGGACGAGCACAAGGAGGTGAAGATCGGTCCCGGCGACCAGGTGATCTTCTCGGCACGCGCCATTCCCGGCAACGAGAAAGGGATCTCGCGGGTCGTCAACCATCTGCTCAAGCGCGGCGCCGAGGTGCTGCTGGAGGAATCGGCTCCCGGGATACATGTCTCCGGCCACGGCAGCCAGGAAGAGCTGAAGATCATGCTCAACCTCACCCGCCCCAAGTTCTTCATCCCGATCCATGGCGAGTACCGCCAGCTGCACCGGCATGCGCGGCTGGCCGAGGAATCGGGCATACCGCCGGAGAGGATCCTGCTGGTGGAGAACGGCGACCGGCTGCAGCTCAAGCCCGACGCGGTGAGCCGCGGCGAGAAGATTCCCACCGGCCGCGTCTTCATCGACACCACGCTCGAAGAGGTCGAGGAGGTTCTGATCCGCGACCGCCGGCACCTTTCGGAGGACGGTATCGTCACCGCCGTCGTCCTGATCAACAAGGCCACCGGCGAGGTCGAGACGGCCCCGGAAATCGTCAGCCGCGGCTTCGTCCTGGAGGAGGAAGAGAATCAGCTTCTGGAGCGGGCGTCCGACGTCGTGCGCAGCACCATTGCCGCCTCGACCATGGAAGAGCGCGGCGACACGCACGTGATCCATGCGAAAATCCAGGCCGATTTGAAGCGCTTCTTCCGCAAGGAGACGGGCCGGCGCCCCATGATCATCCCGATGGTGATCGAGATCTGA
- the rsmA gene encoding 16S rRNA (adenine(1518)-N(6)/adenine(1519)-N(6))-dimethyltransferase RsmA produces the protein MHKDSWHGAPAARRRKLGQHFLTSPGAILRVIEGIGPVRDEAILEIGPGRGALTFPLLAAGSRVLALELDASLARRLRQQGAAHSGLQVADGDVLKADFDTLLAGWLPAGTGVRVVGNLPYSVASPAILRLLARPDLFRDWTLMVQREVADRILASPGSRLFGVMTLLCASRAVPRRLMDLPPGSFSPPPRVHSTLLHFAPRSGMFCSTEHAESFERVVKAAFSARRKMLRNTLAGGLRWTVERAQAALAEAGIPSEERPEKIPLDAYLDLSRRLAGAAEKGASGKPGHL, from the coding sequence ATGCATAAGGATTCGTGGCATGGCGCCCCCGCGGCGCGGCGCCGGAAGCTGGGGCAGCATTTCCTGACGAGCCCGGGGGCCATCCTCCGGGTGATCGAGGGGATCGGCCCCGTCCGGGATGAGGCAATCTTGGAAATCGGTCCCGGGCGTGGTGCTTTGACCTTTCCGCTGCTGGCGGCCGGGAGCCGCGTTCTGGCGCTGGAGCTCGACGCGAGCCTGGCGCGGCGGCTGCGCCAACAGGGTGCCGCCCACTCCGGGCTGCAGGTGGCGGACGGAGATGTCCTGAAGGCCGATTTCGACACGCTTCTGGCGGGATGGCTTCCTGCCGGCACCGGCGTGCGGGTGGTCGGAAATCTTCCCTACTCGGTGGCCTCGCCGGCGATCCTCCGGCTGCTTGCCCGCCCGGATCTCTTCCGCGACTGGACCTTGATGGTGCAGCGGGAGGTCGCCGATCGAATCCTTGCCTCTCCTGGAAGCCGATTGTTCGGGGTCATGACCCTGCTGTGCGCCTCTCGGGCGGTGCCGCGGCGCCTGATGGATCTCCCGCCCGGAAGCTTCTCCCCTCCGCCGCGCGTCCATTCCACGCTCCTGCACTTCGCGCCGCGATCCGGGATGTTCTGCTCGACGGAGCATGCCGAATCCTTCGAGCGCGTGGTCAAGGCCGCCTTCTCGGCGCGCCGCAAGATGCTGCGCAACACCCTGGCGGGCGGCCTGCGCTGGACGGTCGAGCGGGCGCAGGCGGCGCTGGCGGAGGCCGGGATCCCGTCGGAAGAGCGCCCGGAGAAGATCCCTCTCGACGCCTACCTGGACCTGTCCCGCCGGCTGGCAGGCGCCGCCGAAAAGGGAGCCTCGGGAAAGCCCGGCCACCTTTGA
- the trxA gene encoding thioredoxin, giving the protein MAIQDVLVLDGKNFDEELGRKGSGTLLVDFWAEWCGPCRLMGPIVDKLAVRFKGKARVGKVDVDQNQTLAARYGVMSIPTLLLFKDGNLVEQIVGTTSEDNLAKLIERHNA; this is encoded by the coding sequence ATGGCGATTCAGGATGTTCTGGTATTGGATGGAAAGAACTTCGACGAGGAGCTGGGCCGCAAGGGGAGCGGTACTCTTCTGGTCGATTTCTGGGCGGAATGGTGCGGTCCCTGCCGCCTCATGGGCCCGATCGTCGACAAGCTGGCGGTCCGTTTCAAAGGAAAGGCCCGGGTCGGCAAGGTCGACGTGGATCAGAACCAGACCCTTGCCGCCCGTTACGGCGTCATGAGCATTCCGACCCTGCTCCTGTTCAAGGACGGCAACCTGGTGGAGCAGATCGTGGGGACGACTTCCGAGGACAACCTGGCGAAGCTGATCGAGCGCCATAACGCCTGA